The genomic region CGCTGATGCAGCTCGCTGCGCAACTCGCCGCGGAACTTCTCTGAAATGCCGGCCTCGGGGTTCAGAAGCTGCGACAGATAACGCTCGCGCCGGTCCGGTGCACCGGGGGCCGCATCGCCCGCAACGAGTGCCAGGTCGACGGTGTAGCGGTCGAAATAGAGAAAGCTGACCCGCCCGTCGGGGCTGCGTTCCTGCCGGTTGCCGTCGACCAGCACGATCCGCTGGCCGGTATCGGTGGCGACCAGGCCGCCCCTTGCCGCCATCATCGTGACCGGGGCGGCCTTGTTGCGCTCGTCCTGCACCAGAATGCCCGCCAGTTCGCCCGAGGGCAGGCGCTCGCGGACGAAGACCGTCAGCCCCGGCACCGGCGAGTTGAACCGCCCTTCCTGGAGCAGCACGGCGGCCACATCGCTGCGGATCGAGATCTGGAGTTCCCGGAAATCCCGGGTGAAGGTCGGGACGATGTAGAGCGACAGCAGATACCCGATCAGGGTGAAGACCCCGGCCAGCATCATCGCCGGCCGGATCAGCGCCCATGGCCCCAGGCCGGCGGCCCGCAGCACCACCAGTTCCCGGTCCGAGATCAGCCGGGAATAGACCGTCACCACCGC from Tistrella mobilis harbors:
- the lptF gene encoding LPS export ABC transporter permease LptF, with protein sequence MPGYMPLATRYLFRQLLLPALAITAGLAAVVWLTQSVRFLDLIVNRGLSALVFVQLTILLLPTFLTIIMPIALFCAVVTVYSRLISDRELVVLRAAGLGPWALIRPAMMLAGVFTLIGYLLSLYIVPTFTRDFRELQISIRSDVAAVLLQEGRFNSPVPGLTVFVRERLPSGELAGILVQDERNKAAPVTMMAARGGLVATDTGQRIVLVDGNRQERSPDGRVSFLYFDRYTVDLALVAGDAAPGAPDRRERYLSQLLNPEAGISEKFRGELRSELHQRLAWPLYNLAFTLIALGPLLAGEFSRRSRWTRVAVAATAMIAVQLAGIMLTSAIVTAPLAAIPLYLSIFGAAAIALWLMLGRHPRRIPPQAPDGMAEEARA